CTGTTTCATTTGGCTCGGTCTCATCTCTTATCTCCCTACCTTTGAGAATGTCACACGCATCGATTGACCCTTCTGTTCTGGAAGATAGAAATTTCCCTCAGGATCTAATTAGAATCTGTACGggtattgaagatatcGAAGATTtaatcaatgatttggatAACGCTATTAGAATCGCAACTCGAAAGTGTAATGCTAAGTTATAGAAgaaaaccaacaaaaaaataaataattcAGGGGAAGAATATTTAAACATTTTTATACTTACAATATATTTCAACATATACTTactattcttttttttccttttttttatagTTTAATTTGATAAGACCCGCTTTATataaaacaacaacataaCCATGAGAATACAGATCTGTTCCGCCCATTATTTCCCGTATCATAATCTTCAAATCCATCTTGTGTATATCTATTAGCATAATCCCCATTTGCTAATAAACCAGACCTTTCATTAGCAGGGCCACCTGCCGAAACTGCACGTGTTTTGGCTGtctttttttgaaattggcCATTTGAACGCGTCCTTTTATTCTTACTATTGAtattattatcattgtaGTGAGTGTTATGGGATTGATGATTTGCATCTAATTGTTGTGTTTGTTGAGTGTTTGTATGTCGGACACCAGAGCCATACCCATTTAAATTTATCTTTTTATTCTTGTTCCAACTCCATCCTTGCCCATCGTTTAGTCTCATCCAATCATACTCATAATGCTCCAAGTCCAAATTCTTGAGCTCTTGTGCAGCCGAGTTAATAGTTGCAGAGTTTGATGAGAACTGGCCAGGAAATTGTTTCATCGTATTTGAAGTCAATTGAGAAATCGCCGTCGCTGTGGAATTTGCTGACTGAATACTACCTTCACTATAATTTGGgttttcaatctcatcTAGTATGCTCTTGAATAGATTGATATAGGTTATATAATCAGgatcttcatcaaacttcaaatttctAACTTGCCGTACGTATTCACCAACCTGTAAAGGTAATCCACTGCATAATTCAGATATTGGaattctttgtttcttttcaccaattttttcatacTTTAATTTATTTGTCGGTGCCTTCAACCCTTGCCATGGCAACTGCcctttcaaaaaataaacaaaaacattACCTAGACTCTCCAAATCATCCCTTCTAGACTGCTCTCTACCCAAGTGTGTATTTATAGACATATACCTCGCCGTACCACTTAGTGATTTCCTCTCTCTATATGGAATATGCACATGGGTAATTGGATCTCTATATTGTTTTACCATTCCGTAATCCACCATGTAGATTGTGTTGTCAGCAGTTGTTGCACCAATCAAAAAGTTGTCCGGTTTGATGTCTCTATAAATCATGTGATTTTCATGTAAAAATTGCAACCTCTCAATCATTTGAATAGCTAATCTCGAAACTGTTGGGACGGAAAACTTTCTGCCACACCATTCAAATAAATCCTCTAGAGAAGGCCCCAATAACTGAATGATCAACACATTATAATAACCTTCCTGTCCAAAATAATATACCTTAGGTATACCATTTATAGACAAGTATCTATGGCGTTCTCTTTCGTAGTTCTCGTAGTATTTCTTAATGGCATTGTTTAATATCTTATATGCTCTAAATTCATCCTTTAGCTGTGGTGCTTCACTCTTCCTTGACTCAAATTTGATGGCGATAGGTTGATTGGACCTTAGTAAATCATATCCCTTGAATATAATACCAAACGatccttctccaattttttGTGCAATTTGGTAATGCGATGCAATtatgtttctatttttccCGGTACCAGAAGTTTTAGTACTATTGGAGTTAGTTGTGTTCACATCCATactattgttattgttattattgttattaatGTCAGCATGCGTGCCATTTTGATTCCTAATAGGACGCCCACTAGATGGCATATCGATAGCAGAATTTGTGCAACTCTCTGACGATTTGTGCGCTCTAGCCCGTTGATCAAGTTGTGAATTTGCTGTATGTTGTTGTGTGGACATCATATGATAAGGCTGCGAATTGGGTGGTAATGTATTCTGCTCCCTTGTACAACACAAAAACAGCTAGTCGTAATTTATTTTCCACTATGTGTCGTATTTAGTGACAATTGTTACCTTTATCTCCAAGTAATAGCTAGGAATTTGATAGCCCAATTTTGTGAAAGTTACAGACTGATGCTGGTTTTGCAGACATTCTCATCTCCAGCAGAAATTGCAAACTCGAAATGGAAAATCGCTGGAGACGCGGAGATTACAGACAATGTGCCAAACTAAAGAATCGATTCTGTTTATCTTATTTATCTAGTGGGTGGGATAACAtactttgattttgctaTATACTACGTGCTGGATTGTTAACAGCCATTATTTCTTtcccttcttcttcttattcttcttctttttgttggaCGATTTTGTTGCATTTACAGGAGTCTCTGATGAAGCAGTAGTCTCTTGGGCGACAGATTCTTCGTTGTTTCCATTCTCTGCAGTACTACTATCTTCACTTCCTTCAGCAGCTTCGGTACTTTCGGTAGCAGGTTCGTCAACAGGTTCTGGTGTAGCCTCAACAGCAGGTTCGTCGACAGTTTCAGCAACAGGTTCTTCAGCAGTAGGTTCTTCAGCAGTAGGTTCTTCAGCAGTTTCAGCGACATGCTCTGGTGcagattcaacaacagGTTCGTCGGCAGTTTCAGTGACAGgttcttcaacagcagGTTCGTCGACAGTTTCAGCAACATGTTCTTCAGCAGTAGGTTCTTCAGCAGTAGGTTCTTCAGCAGTAGGTTCTTCAGCAGTTTCAGCGACATGCTCTGGTGCAGATTCAACAGCAGGCTCTTCAACGGTTTCAGCGATAGCTTCAACAGCAGGTTCTTCAGCATTctcttcaacagtttcaGTGACATGCTCTGGTGCAGATTCAACAGCAGGCTCTTCAACGGTTTCAGCGATAGCTTCAACAGCAGGTTCTTCAGCATTCTCTTCAATAGAAggaacatcatcatctatCACAAATGAGTCATTCGTAGcaacattttctttacttGGTAAAAATGCCTTCTTATCTTCATTAGCTGGAGATATCAATGTTTCAGCAATATGCGAGCTTTTAGTAATATTAGAGGTGTTAACAGGAGTATCTTCAGACTTGATATTTAATGATTTAGACTTTTGTACTAATAATTCAGCATCATTAacattcttttcttcattcaCAGTAAAGCTAGGGTCGAGTTTCTTTGCTCTTGAAATAGATTTAGACCttaaaacatcaaaatagTTATAGTTTTTACCATTACGAACGTAATTCAAatctt
The Pichia kudriavzevii chromosome 2, complete sequence DNA segment above includes these coding regions:
- a CDS encoding uncharacterized protein (PKUD0B06170; similar to Saccharomyces cerevisiae YGL180W (ATG1); ancestral locus Anc_8.141) — encoded protein: MMSTQQHTANSQLDQRARAHKSSESCTNSAIDMPSSGRPIRNQNGTHADINNNNNNNNSMDVNTTNSNSTKTSGTGKNRNIIASHYQIAQKIGEGSFGIIFKGYDLLRSNQPIAIKFESRKSEAPQLKDEFRAYKILNNAIKKYYENYERERHRYLSINGIPKVYYFGQEGYYNVLIIQLLGPSLEDLFEWCGRKFSVPTVSRLAIQMIERLQFLHENHMIYRDIKPDNFLIGATTADNTIYMVDYGMVKQYRDPITHVHIPYRERKSLSGTARYMSINTHLGREQSRRDDLESLGNVFVYFLKGQLPWQGLKAPTNKLKYEKIGEKKQRIPISELCSGLPLQVGEYVRQVRNLKFDEDPDYITYINLFKSILDEIENPNYSEGSIQSANSTATAISQLTSNTMKQFPGQFSSNSATINSAAQELKNLDLEHYEYDWMRLNDGQGWSWNKNKKINLNGYGSGVRHTNTQQTQQLDANHQSHNTHYNDNNINSKNKRTRSNGQFQKKTAKTRAVSAGGPANERSGLLANGDYANRYTQDGFEDYDTGNNGRNRSVFSWLCCCFI
- a CDS encoding uncharacterized protein (PKUD0B06180; Pfam Domains: SMI1_KNR4(9.7e-33)), whose product is MSIFRNIKEFFHNITTNDHYAQYGSNDKKGKKKSSNRSTPTGSKNGSSVSLINKNNKVNSTSVSDSKNSTSSNADNSNSKIPYRPGMRSQLHNDSQIELRNYENGQPQKDIVDIWEAIDDWLDREFPELADDIQGGATANDLNAFEDDLDINLPAAFRDSYQIHDGQVSMGKTRGLVFSYPLMDLESIAAETNIWRKVYEKFEKKDASVISSAFGPQSSCPPKYINEIYYDPLWIPFVKDNVGNNIAIDLNPNAAGKWGQVILFGRDYNTKFVVAESFGEFLNDICEELSAGHFEIDDDEDLNYVRNGKNYNYFDVLRSKSISRAKKLDPSFTVNEEKNVNDAELLVQKSKSLNIKSEDTPVNTSNITKSSHIAETLISPANEDKKAFLPSKENVATNDSFVIDDDVPSIEENAEEPAVEAIAETVEEPAVESAPEHVTETVEENAEEPAVEAIAETVEEPAVESAPEHVAETAEEPTAEEPTAEEPTAEEHVAETVDEPAVEEPVTETADEPVVESAPEHVAETAEEPTAEEPTAEEPVAETVDEPAVEATPEPVDEPATESTEAAEGSEDSSTAENGNNEESVAQETTASSETPVNATKSSNKKKKNKKKKGKK